The Trichosurus vulpecula isolate mTriVul1 chromosome 4, mTriVul1.pri, whole genome shotgun sequence genome contains a region encoding:
- the LOC118848324 gene encoding SH3 domain-binding glutamic acid-rich-like protein 2, with protein sequence MVIRVFIASSSGFVAIKKKQQDVVRFLEANKIEFEEVDITMSEEQRQWMYKNIPPEKKPAQGNPTPLQIFNGDGYCGDYDSFFESKESNTVFSFLGLKARLPSKAEP encoded by the coding sequence ATGGTCATCCGAGTGTTCATCGCCTCCTCCTCCGGCTTTGTGGCGATAAAGAAGAAACAGCAAGATGTAGTTCGTTTTCTGGAAGCCAACAAGATAGAATTTGAGGAGGTAGACATCACAATGTCGGAGGAGCAAAGACAGTGGATGTACAAGAACAttcctccagaaaaaaaaccaGCTCAGGGCAATCCAACGCCACTACAGATATTCAATGGAGATGGATACTGTGGTGATTATGACAGCTTTTTCGAATCAAAGGAAAGCAACACAGTCTTTTCATTCTTAGGCCTGAAAGCAAGATTGCCATCAAAGGCAGAGCCCTAA